The genomic DNA ATAATCAAACGGATCAATCGCAATATCCCCTGCATACATCGATTGACTACTCGTCTTCAATTCATCCCAGGCGTGGTCCATCAGAGCCGTCAACTCTTCTTCTTTGACGACACCTTTCGTATGGGACTTATGAAGACCGGTTTTCGTAAACGTCACTTTAACGAGCGGTGACTTTTTACGTTCATCGTACGCAATCTGATCCATTGCCCGTAATACTTCATCATTTTCAACGATGACGCCTTGCATTTGATACGATTCGAGCAATAACCGGTTCCGTTCGATTTCATCCGCCGACAAATCTCCACGCATCATTGGGTTTTTGACGTGGAAATACAGGGCTCCGGCCGGTTTTGCCTGCTGATTAAATAGAACTTCCGACTGTTCAACGACTGTTTTTAGATACAACAGCATTTGAATCGCCAAACCATAATAGATTTCTGCAAAATCCAACTCTTTGGCACTCGATTTATAATCTATGACCCGGACGTATAGTTGATCGCCAATCGTCGCCTGATCCACCCGGTCAATTCGACCGGTGAATTCAATTTCGGTACCATCCGGTAATGTGAATCGAAGTGGCGGAAACATGGCGTTACCAAAACTGATTTCAAATAAATCAGGTTCGAACTCAGAGCGTTCCGCTTGTTTGACGAGCATTTTTGCGGTTTGTTCGACGACGTCCGTTAATTTTTTCTTGATGTATCCAAAACGGTTCGAACTCATCAAAATCGCATTTTGAATTTCCGGTGTCACCTTCTCGACAGCTTCTTTCGCGAAATCACTACACGATTGGTCATCCAGTTCACGCCAGCGTTTTCCTGAAGCTTTGATGTTCACCGACAAATCATTGAGTGCCCCGTGGAACAGGTTCCCGATGTCCGGCGCTTCGAATTTATATAATTTCCGTTCTTTCAACCGCAATCCATACCGGGCAAAGTGTTTATAGGAACATGCATTGTAGGTCTCGAACCGGGAGACGCTAGCTTTGATGGTGTCACCATACAGATTACGAGCCAGATCATCCGGCAACGGTTCTGCGTGATTTTGATAAAACAAAGCATTGGAGAACAGCGCCATTCGTTCGCGGCCCCGACCGTTTTCGAGCAAACGATTGTACACATCAAACCAAGATTGTTGAATCGGATAACGACGTTGCAGTCGTCTCAATTCGATTGCCGCTGCCGCTGCCGCCCGTTCTGGACTCGTCACGAACTGAAGTTGATCATCAGGCGCATGATCCCCGGCTTCTGCAAAATATGTTTTTACCGGACGATCTTGCAGCAGTTGATGTTTGATCTGCTTAACGATCGATGCCGGCTGAAGTGCTTTTCCATCCTCGTCAACAAGCGCATAACTGATATGCAAAGATTCACTTGGCGCCGTCACCCCTTGATAGAGGTAATACAATTCGTCGTCAAATACGTCCAGAGATGCTTTACCTACCGGAATGCCTTGATCGTGGAGGAAGTCATGATCTCCCTCTGACAGCAATTTAGACTGATCTTCTACGAGTGGAATCAATCCGTCATTGGCCCCGAGTAAAAAGACCACTTTCACCTGTTGTAAACGTCCCCGGACGTAATCCGTCGCAATCACTTGATCGAGCGAAGGCGGGACCAGGGAGAAGCGGAGACTTTCAAGTCCTGTCTCGACCATCTGGACGAATAGTTCTGTCGTCAATGTAGCTTCCGGTGCAGCAGCTTCCAACTGTTCAAAGAGATGCAGTACCGCTTCGTACACCTGGTCATGTTCTCGTGCTTGGTTGAGTTCATTGACTTCAAGTGCTTGTTGCTTCCAAACCGTTAACCGGTCTGTCAAGTGATGTTCTTCCAAGAAACGGTATAACGCCCGTGTGTATTCACTCATCGTCTTAGAGGCTTTAAATCGCTTCTCCAGTGGTTCGATTGCTTCGACCAGGAATTGACGCCATTCGTTCAGTTCCTGTTCTTCTTGTAACTCAGCATCCGTTAAACTGATTTCATCAGCTAGACGCCGTTTCAATTGCCAAGGTTTTTTCCACATCGAACCTTTGATTCCCCGCTCCAGGACAAATGTTTCCAGACGATCAAGTGCTAATCGTGAATCCTCTGCCGGAAGTGGAATCAGCTCTGTTTTCAGCAGACGAAAAACAGATTCTTCCCGGTATCCCGTCATGACGATTTCAAGGACGGCATGGACTAATTCGACAATCGGATGATGG from Exiguobacterium sibiricum 7-3 includes the following:
- the addB gene encoding helicase-exonuclease AddAB subunit AddB, whose amino-acid sequence is MNYMHLGRAGTGKTTTLIEQVIDRLAEQPLGPSIYFIVPDQMSFEMERRIATDPRLSGLVRMEVMSLRRFAFHIIRDHGNQAIPFLDETGTQLLLRQVVEEAEEELKIFKRTKNMPGFYKGLDELIASFKRSLVNPDMLRQISSASPERSPKLNDLALIYERFTERISNKALHADDYFTTLIELLPKVDLSDVAVFVDGFYEFSLQEQQVLLRLMELTKEMHLSFTLDVEDVYTKQSEFGVSQRCYMQLIEQMKERQIAHEDIYYEQTVKFQTTGLQMLEQALLSPGYPATDDEVNGLTLSAAVNRQVETEAAVRKAIQLVRHEGYRFKDIAFLVRHLEPYADHLERAFQLYEIPYFLDQRESMVHHPIVELVHAVLEIVMTGYREESVFRLLKTELIPLPAEDSRLALDRLETFVLERGIKGSMWKKPWQLKRRLADEISLTDAELQEEQELNEWRQFLVEAIEPLEKRFKASKTMSEYTRALYRFLEEHHLTDRLTVWKQQALEVNELNQAREHDQVYEAVLHLFEQLEAAAPEATLTTELFVQMVETGLESLRFSLVPPSLDQVIATDYVRGRLQQVKVVFLLGANDGLIPLVEDQSKLLSEGDHDFLHDQGIPVGKASLDVFDDELYYLYQGVTAPSESLHISYALVDEDGKALQPASIVKQIKHQLLQDRPVKTYFAEAGDHAPDDQLQFVTSPERAAAAAAIELRRLQRRYPIQQSWFDVYNRLLENGRGRERMALFSNALFYQNHAEPLPDDLARNLYGDTIKASVSRFETYNACSYKHFARYGLRLKERKLYKFEAPDIGNLFHGALNDLSVNIKASGKRWRELDDQSCSDFAKEAVEKVTPEIQNAILMSSNRFGYIKKKLTDVVEQTAKMLVKQAERSEFEPDLFEISFGNAMFPPLRFTLPDGTEIEFTGRIDRVDQATIGDQLYVRVIDYKSSAKELDFAEIYYGLAIQMLLYLKTVVEQSEVLFNQQAKPAGALYFHVKNPMMRGDLSADEIERNRLLLESYQMQGVIVENDEVLRAMDQIAYDERKKSPLVKVTFTKTGLHKSHTKGVVKEEELTALMDHAWDELKTSSQSMYAGDIAIDPFDYQERTPCTFCEYRSVCQFDQSLGNDYRQLNPLSEKEVLERLKEETE